The DNA segment GCCGACCAGGTAGGGCAGCTCGGTGACGACGATGCCGGTCTTGCGCGCCGTGATGGGCTCGATCGAGACCTTCGCCCGCGTGCGGAACGAGCCGCGCCCGGTCGCGTAGGCCTCGCGCACGCCGTCGAGGCCGACGATGGTGCCGCCGGTCGGGAGGTCGGGCCCCGGCACGAACGCCATCAGCTCTTCGAGCGTGGCCTCGGGGTTCTCGAGCAGGTGCCGCGCCGCCGTCGCCATCTCGATCAGGTTGTGCGGCGCCATGTTCGTGGCCATGCCGACGGCGATGCCGCTCGCCCCGTTGACGAGCAGGTTGGGGAAGGCCGCGGGCAGCACCGAAGGCTGCGTCAACTGGTTGTCGTAGTTCGGCACGAAGTCGACGACGTCCTCGTCGAGGTTGTCGACCATCGCCATCGCCTCGGGCCGGAGCCGGGCCTCGGTGTAGCGGGAGGCGGCCGGGCCGTCGTCGAGCGAGCCGAAGTTGCCGTGGCCGTCGACGAGGGGCACGCGCAGCGTGAAGTCCTGCGCCAGCCGCACGAGCGCGTCGTAGATCGCGCCGTCGCCGTGCGGATGCAGCTTGCCCATGACCTCGCCGACGACGCGCGCCGACTTCACGTGGCCGCGGTCGGGCCGCAGGCCCATCTCGCTCATCATGTAGAGGATGCGGCGCTGGACGGGCTTCAGGCCGTCGCGGGCATCCGGGAGCGCGCGCGAGTAGATGACCGAGTACGCGTACTCCAGGAAGGAGCCCTGCATCTCATCGGCGAGATCGACGTCGTCGATACGCTCGGTGATCGGCGCGGCGGAGGGCTCGGAGCCCCGGGAGCGGGAGGCAGGAGGGGGAGTCATAGGATGGCCCCCATGCTACCGGCGGCACGCGGCCAGACCCCGTCACTCGCCGACGTGTTGACCGGCGCGCTCTCCGCGATCGAGGGCTCGGCGAGCGCCCTCTCCCTCCCTCCGGTGCGCAGCGCTGCCGTCGTTCTCGTCGACGGTCTCGGGATGTCCGCTCTGCGCCCGCGCGCGGGTCACGCCCGTCGGCTCGTCGCTGCGGCCCCGCGGCGCGGGGGGTCGATCGATGCGGGCTTCCCGACCACGACGGCGGCCGCTCTCGCCACCCTCACCACCGGGCTGGCGGCGGGCGAGCACGGCCTCACCAGCTACAGCGCCCTCGATCGCGAGAACGACCGGGTCGTCAACCTGCTCCGCGGCTGGGACGATCGGGCGCGCCCCGAGCAATGGCAGCCGCATCCGACCGTCTTCGAGCGTGCCGCCGCTCGCGGCATCGAGCCAGTCGTGGTGGGTGCCGAGCGCTACCGCGACACCGGTTTCACGACCGCCGTGCTGCGCGGAGCTCGCTTCGAGGCGCATCGTTCGATCGCCGACCGCGTCGCCGCGGCCGTCGAGCTGCTGCGCGGCCCCGAGAACCGACTGGTCTACGTCTATGTGCCCGAGCTCGATCAGGCGGGGCACGCGGAGGGCGTTGGCTCGGGAACCTGGACGCGACGGCTGGAGGATCTGGATGCGGCTCTCGCGCCGCTCGAGCGCGGGCTGCCGACCGATGCCGGGGTGCTGCTCACCGCCGATCACGGCATGCTCGACGTCCCGCCCGAGCGCCGGCTGGTGATCGAGGGCGGCAGCGCGCTGTGGCAGGGCATCCGGCACGTGGCGGGCGAGCCGCGGTGCCTGCACCTGCAGGTCGATGAGCCGGAGCGCCTGCCCGAGGTCGTCGAGCGCTGGCGCACGGCCGAGGCGGGCCGGGCTTGGGTGGTCACGCGCGCGGAGGCCATCGAGGCCGGGTGGTTCGGCCGGGTGACGCCGGAGGCGGCGGAGCGCATCGGCGACGTCATCGTGGCCGCGCGCTCGGAGGTCGCCTACTACGACGAGCGGACGGCGGAGCGGTCGGCCCTGGCGATGGTCGGCCAGCACGGATCGTTCAGCGACGACGAGCGCCGCGTGCCGCTCGCGCGCTGGGGGGCCTTCGCCCCGTGACGACGGCCGCTGACCGCCGTTGCTGACCGCTGCTGCTGACGGCTGCGTCGGCTAGGCCGGGTCGTCGTCGGGACGAGCGCCGAACACGATCTCGTCCCAGCTCGGCATCGCCGCACGGCCGCGCCGCGCGCTGCTCTTGCTAGCCGGGGGCGTCGATGCCTCCGCGCCGCCGTCGTGCACGGCATCGGTGCCGTCAGTCGCGGTCGGCACCTCGATCGTGTCGCCGAGCTGCGGGTCGTCGGCGGGGGAGGGACCGGCGCCGGGTGCATCGCCGGTAGGCAGGTCGGCAGCGGGCACCTCGGCCGTCGGCGGGTCGAGAGGCACCTCGACGATGCGGATCGAGCCGGTCGACGGGTGCGCCGCCCGCGATGTCTCCCACTCGTCGGTCGCCGCAGACTCCCGCTCGCCGCGGCGGCGCCGGAGGGCCTCGAGCAGGTCGGCGGTGTTGCCACCGTCGCGGGCATCCGGTCGGTCCTGCTCACCCGGGGCGTCCTCGCTGGGAACGGGGGTGAATGCGCCGCTGTCGAAGCGTGCTCCGGCCTCCGAGGGCACTGCGCGCAGGCGCGGGAGGACCGGTGCAGTGCTCTCGCCCTGCTGCGAGAGCGATTGCGCCTCGTGGTTGATGGGGGCGAGCACCGAGCGCTTGGGGTCGAAGCTCCACGTCGCGGTGCGCGCGGTCTCGCCGTCGAGGAACGCCACCGAGACCTGCCAGTGCGCATCGGTCTTGCGGCTCTCCCAGCGGATGTCCCGCGCGCCGAGGGCGCTCAGCCGGCGGTCGATGACCGAGCCGAAGGTGCCGGTCGTCCCGGGCTCGACATCGGCGGCGACGGCGACCGGGGTCGATCGGGCCGCCGTCACGACGTACTCGCGCTCGGCCAGCACCGGGCCCTCGAAGCGCTGGATGTACTCCAGCAGCTCGCCGGTCTGCGCGGCCACCTCGGTGGCGGTGAGGCCCTGGCGGATCATCGCCTGGATCTCGCGCGGCGCGACGCGGTGCGGCGCGGGCGACGGGGGCCGGTTCTGCCGCAGGGCGGTGTGCAGCGCCTCGGTGATCGGAACGCGGAAGCGCGCGCCGTCGGCCGACACCACGATGAGCGCACCGTTCTCCGCGCCGATGACGGTCAACTCATCCACGGTCCGGGCTCCCTCCCCATCGGGTTCGTGGGGGACAGCATCCCATGCCGCGGAGGGCGACGCCGGGAATACGGTGGGCGCGCCGGAAGTTGCACCGACTCGCCCACCCTGCGGGCCGCGGAGCGCGTGTTTGCGTTTCCCCGGGGCTTCCTGCAAACTATGGCCGCCGAACGCGGCCCCCGAGCGCTGATGAGAAGTGGACTGGCATGGCAACGGACTACGACGCCCCCCGCAAGACCGACGAGGACACCGACTCGATCCAGGCCCTGCAGGAGCGCGTTCCCGACAAGCTCTCGGGCGTCGTCGACGTCGATGACGCCGACAACCCCGGTTTCGAGCTCGCTGGCCAGGATCTCGCCGACATCGACCTCGACGTCGTCGTGCTGCCGCCGCAGGCCGATGAGTTCACGTGCATCAGCTGCTTCCTCGTGAAGCACCGCTCGCAGCTCGACCACGAGGAGAAGCTCGGGTCGGTCTGCCGGGAGTGCGCCGCCTAGGCCCGGTGCCTCAGCTCGTGCGGCCAGCCTCGATCGCGGCGGCGAGCTCCTCCGGACGCCGCGTCGACACGACCCAGTAGGGCGTCGGGTCGTCCGGGTCGGCCAGGTCGATTCGGAGCACCGGGTCGATGTCGGGCCGCAGCACCAGGTGCGCGCGGGCGTCGAGCTGCGGGCCGCGCGCCGCACGCGCCTCCTCGCGCCGGGCGACGCTCGTGCCCGCGATGACGGCGAGGGGGATGCGGGCCGTGCCCGCGCGGAGCATCCCTTCGCCCACCACGATCAGCGGAGCACTGACCACCGCGGCCGCGATGACGCCGCCCGCCAGGATCACCCCCACCACGGCCCCGGCGAGGATGCTCACCGGGGCGAACGTAAGCAGGCTCGCCGGGATGGCGAGGGCGGCGACGAGGGCGATCCAGGGTGCGGGCCACAGGCGCTCGCGGTACGACTCCATGCCCCCATTCGACCATGCATTAGCCTCGACCCGTGCTGCGAACGATCGAGGTGCTGCTGTCGGGCGGGCCGACGCCCGAGTACGCGCGTCCGGGTGACGCGGGGGCAGACCTGCGCGCTGCGGAGGCGGTTTCGCTCGCACCCGGCGAGCGGGCGACGGTCGGTACCGGCATCGCTCTCGCGCTGCCCGACGGCTACGCGGCGTTCGTGATGCCGCGCAGCGGTCTCGCCGCCCGCAACGGCATCACGCTCGTCAACGGTCCGGGCACCGTCGATGCCGGCTATCGCGGCGAGATCCGCGTGACGCTGCTCAACACCGACGCGCGTGAGACGTTCGAGATCCGACCCGGCGACCGCATCGCGCAGCTCGTGATCCAGCCCATCGTGCGCGCCCGCTTCGTTCCGGTCGAGGCGCTGCCCGGCTCGCACCGCGGCGAGCAGGGATTCGGCTCGACCGGCTACCGTGGGGAGCCCACCGAAGGAGGAACCCCGTGACCGACGAAGCGTTCATCGTGGAGGATGGCGACTCCGCCGATGCGAAGTCGGCGCCGGCCGATCGCGCCGAGAACGGCCCGCTCGACGAGAGCGAGGCCAACGCGGTGCGGCCCTACGTCGACCTCGGCGGGGTGAAGCTCGTGCCCCGTGAGGGCCTGCAGCTGCGCCTCGAGATCGAGGAGGGCAGCAAGCGCGTTGTCGCGGTGAGCCTCGACATCGCCGGCTCGACCCTGCAGGTGCAGCCCTTCGCCGCGCCGCGCTCGAGCGGGCTCTGGCACGAGATCCGCGCGCAGATCGTCGAGCAGATCCGCAGCCAGGGCGGTGAGACGCAGGAGCGCGAGGGGGCGTTCGGGCCGGAGCTCCTGGCCCGCATCCCCGTCACCGGCGGCGCGCCGGGCGCCACGCGCGTGGCCCGCTTCATCGGCGTCGACGGCCCGCGCTGGTTCCTCCGCGGGGTTGTGGCGGGCGAGGGCGCCGTTGGCGGTGCCGCGGCGGCGGCCATCGACGACGTCTTCCGCAGCATCGTCGTCGTGCGCGGCTCGACCCCGATGCCGCCGCGCGACCTGATCCCGCTCCAGGTGCCCGCAGGGGCCCAGATCGCGACGGGCACCGCGTGACCCGGTCCGAGGAGGAGCTCCCGGCGCAGCAGGGGCACGAAGCGGACGGGCAGCGGGAGCCCGACGCCGCGGCCGAGCTGCGCCAGGCGCTCGCCCATGCCGCGCAGCGCTCGGGCTTCGGGCGCGTCGCGCCGGGGGAGCGCCCCACGGCGCAGGCGCTCTGGGCCGCGGTCGGGGGAGTGCGGGGACTCGTCGAGTCGCTGCTGCCCGGCTTCCTGTTCCTCGTCGTGTACACGATCACGGCTGACGTCACGCCCTCGGTGCTGATCCCGGTCGCGGTCGCGGTCGTCTTCGTCCTGGTCCGTGCCGTCACCCGCTCGCCGATCATGCCCGCGGTGGTCGGTCTCGTCGGCATCGCGCTGTCGGCCGGCCTCGCGCTGTGGTCGGGCCGCGCCGAGGAGAACTTCCTGCTCGGTTTCGTGATCAACGCCGTGTGGCTCGTCGCCCTGCTGGTGAGCCTGGCCGTCCGGCGTCCGTTGATCGGTGTCATCACCGCGCTGCTCACCGGCGATCACGCGTGGCGGAGCGACCCGGCGAAGCGCACCGTGCTGACCGTGACGACGTGGCTGTGGGTGGGTCTGTTCTCTCTGCGCCTCGGCGTGCAGGTTCCGCTGTACCTCGCCGAGCAGGCCGCCGCGCTCGCGGCGACCAAGCTGCTCATGGGCCTGCCGCTCTACGCGGCGGTGCTCTGGGTCACCTGGCTCATGGTGCGTGCTGTCTATGCACGGCGCGCCGACTGAGTGATAGCATCCATTTATCTCGATATCAAGATAGTTTCGGCCCCGCGTCCTAAGGAGTCACCGTGTCCGCCGTCAACAGCTTCCAGTCGATCGACACCCTCTCGGTGGCCGGCACCGACTACCAGGTGTTCCGCGTCGACCGCGTTCCCGGGTACGAGACGCTGCCCTTCAGCCTGAAGGTGCTGCTCGAGAACCTGCTCCGCACCGAGGACGGCGCGAATGTGACCGAGGCGCAGATCCGCGCGCTCGGCTCGTGGGACCCGTCGGCCGAGCCCGACACCGAGATCCAGTTCACGCCCGCCCGCGTCGTCATGCAGGACTTCACCGGTGTTCCCTGCATCGTCGACCTCGCGACCATGCGCGAGGCCGTCGCCGAGCTCGGCGGCGACCCCAACAAGGTGAACCCGCTGGCGCCGGCCGAGCTCGTCATCGACCACTCGGTCATCGCCGACCTCTTCGGCACCGCCGATGCCCTCGAGCGCAACGTCGAGATCGAGTACGAGCGCAACGGCGAGCGCTACCAGTTCCTGCGCTGGGGCCAGACGGCGTTCGACGACTTCAAGGTGGTGCCCCCGGGCACCGGCATCGTGCACCAGGTCAACATCGAGCACCTCGCGAAGGTCACCTACACCCGCGAGGTCGGCGGCGTGCTGCGCGCCTACCCCGACACCTGCGTGGGCACCGACTCGCACACCACCATGGTCAACGGCCTCGGGGTGCTGGGCTGGGGCGTCGGCGGCATCGAGGCCGAGGCCGCGATGCTCGGCCAGCCCGTGTCGATGCTCATCCCCAAGGTCGTGGGCTTCAAGCTCACCGGCTCGATCCCGACCGGCGTCACCGCGACCGACGTGGTGCTGACGATCACCGACATGCTCCGCAAGCACGGCGTGGTGGGCAAGTTCGTCGAGTTCTACGGTGCGGGCGTCTCGGCGGTGCCGCTCGCCAACCGCGCGACCATCGGCAACATGAGCCCCGAGTTCGGCTCGACCGCCGCGATGTTCCCCATCGACGACGTCACGCTCGACTACCTGCGCCTGACCGGTCGCAGCGAGGAGCAGGTCGCGCTCGTCGAGGCCTACAGCAAGCTGCAGTCGCTGTGGCACGACCCGAGCGTCGTGCCCCGCTTCAGCGAGTATCTCGAGCTCGACCTCTCGACCGTCGTGCCCTCGATCGCCGGTCCGAAGCGTCCGCAGGACCGCATCGAGCTCTCTGCGGCCAAGAAAGCGTTCGAGGAGGTTCTGCCCTCCTACGCTCCCGAGGCCTCGACGCCCATCGACGTCACGGTCGGCGGCGAGAGCTTCACGCTCGACAACGGCCACGTGACGATCGCGGCGATCACGTCGTGCACCAACACGTCCAACCCCTCGGTCATGCTCGCCGCGGGCCTGCTCGCCCGCAACGCCGCGCAGAAGGGCCTGAAGGCGAAGCCGTGGGTGAAGACCACCCTCGCGCCCGGCTCGAAGGTCGTCACCGACTACTACGAGAAGGCGGGCCTGACCGACGACCTCGAGGCCCTGGGCTTCTACACCGTCGGCTACGGCTGCACGACCTGCATCGGCAACTCCGGACCCCTCGCCGAGGAGATCTCGTCGGCCATCGCCGAGAAAGACCTCGCCGTCACCGCAGTGCTCTCGGGCAACCGCAACTTCGAGGGCCGCATCAACCCCGATGTGAAGATGAACTACCTGGCCAGCCCGCCGCTCGTCATCGCGTACGCGCTCGCCGGCACCATGGACTTCGACTTCGAGAGCGAGCCGCTGGGCACGGGCTCGGACGGCGCGCCGGTGTACCTGCGCGACATCTGGCCCGACGCCGCCGAGGTGCAGGCCACGATCGACTCCTCGATCGACACGGCGATGTTCGACCACCAGTACTCCTCGGTCTTCGAGGGCGACGAGCGCTGGCGCTCGCTGCCGACGCCCGATGGCGCGACCTTCGACTGGGATGCCGAGTCGACCTACGTGCGCAAGCCCCCGTACTTCGAGGGCATGACGCTCGAGACCTCGCCGGTCTCCGACATCCACGGCGCTCGCGTGCTCGCGAAGCTCGGCGACTCGGTCACGACCGACCACATCAGCCCCGCGGGGTCGATCAAGGCCGACTCGCCGGCCGGCCAGTACCTCATGGCGCACGGCGTCGACCGCAAGGACTTCAACTCCTACGGCTCGCGCCGCGGCAACCATGAGGTCATGATCCGTGGAACCTTCGCGAACATCCGCCTCAAGAACCAGCTGCTCGACGGCGTCGAGGGCGGCTTCACGCGCGACTTCACGCAGGCGGATGCTCCCCAGTCGTTCATCTACGACGCGAGCGTCAACTACCAGGCGGCCGGGGTTCCCCTCGTCATCCTCGCCGGCAAGGAGTACGGTTCGGGCTCGAGCCGCGACTGGGCCGCGAAGGGCACGAGCCTGCTCGGCGTGAAGGCGGTCATCGCCGAGAGCTTCGAGCGCATCCACCGCTCGAACCTCATCGGCATGGGGGTCATCCCGCTGCAGTTCCCGGCGGGGGAGTCGGCCGACTCGCTCGGGCTCGATGGCACCGAGTCGATCGCGATCAGCGGCATCGAGCAGCTCAACGAGGGCGTCACGCCCAAGACCGTGCGCGTCGTCGCCACCCCGAGCGCGCACTCCGCGCCCGGGCGCGCGCCGATCGAGTTCGACGCCGTGGTGCGCATCGACACGCCCGGTGAGGCCGACTACTACCGCAACGGCGGCATCCTGCAGTACGTGCTCCGCAGCCTCGTCTGATTGTTCAGCGAACCGTCGGCGAACGCCCAGCAACAGGCGTTCGTCGGCGGGTCCTGGGCGATGACCCCTCCCGTAGAGTGGGGGAATGGCTCTTCTCGACACGATCCGGAACCCGCGCGATCTCGACCGCCTCAGTGAGGCCGAGCTCGAGCAGCTCGCGGAGGAGATCCGTCGCTTCCTCGTCGCCGAGGTCTCGAAGACGGGCGGCCACCTGGGCCCGAACCTCGGGGTGGTCGAGCTCACGATCGGCATCCACCGCGTCTTCGATTCGCCCCGGGACGCGATCGTCTGGGATACCGGCCACCAGTCGTACGTGCACAAGCTGCTGACCGGTCGGCAGGACTTCTCCCGACTTCGTCAGAAGGACGGCCTCGCCGGGTACCCCCAGCGATCGGAGAGCGAGCACGACATCGTCGAGAGCTCGCACGCGTCGAGCTCGCTGAGCTGGGCCGACGGAATCTCCCGCGCCTTCGAGATGACGGGGCAGGACGACCGGCACGTGGTCGCCGTCGTCGGCGACGGCGCCCTCACCGGCGGCATGACGTGGGAGGCGCTGAACAACATCAGCGACGACAACAGCCGCAACCTCGTCATCGTCGTCAACGACAACGGCCGCTCCTACGCGCCGACGATCGGCGGCATGGCCCGCTTCCTCTCGACCGTGCGCACCCGCCGCTCCTACTACCGCTTCCGCCGCGGCACCGAGCGCGCGTTCGGGTTCCTGGGCGCTCCTGGTCGCGCCATGTACCGAGGGATGCGGGGCGGCCTGCACGGCTTCCTCTCGCGCTTCACGAACAACGAGGCGCTGTACTCGAACCTCGACATCAAGTACATCGGCCCGGTCGACGGCCATGATCTGAAAGACGTCGAGCGCGCCCTCCGGCAGGCGAAGGAGTTCAGCGCTCCGGTGATCGTGCACGCGATCACGCAGAAGGGCCGCGGCTACGAGCCCGCCCTCGCCGATGTCGCCGACCAGTTCCACGCGGTCGGGCAGATCGATCCCGAGACGGGGGAGTCGGTCGAGCAGTCGAGCCGACCGTCCTGGACCTCGGTGTTTTCGGACGAGATCGTGCGCCTCGCCGACGCGAACCCGCGCATCGTCGGCATCACGGCCGCCATGCTCCGGCCCACGGGGCTTCACAAGCTCGCGGAGAAGCACCCCGACCGCATCATCGACGTCGGCATCGCCGAGCAGCACGCTGTCGCGTCGGCAGCGGGTCTGGCCTATGGCGGCATGCACCCGGTCGTCGCGGTGTATGCGACCTTCATCAACCGCGCGTTCGACCAGGTGCTGATGGACGTCGCGCTGCACAAGGCGGGGGTGACCTTCGTGCTCGACCGCGCGGGCGTCACCGGCCCCGACGGCGCCAGCCACCACGGCATGTGGGACCTCTCGATCCTGCAGGTGGTGCCGAACATCCGACTGGCCGCCCCGCGCGACGCGACGCGCCTGCGCGAGGAGCTCGCGGAGGCTGTGGCGGTGGACGATGCGCCAACGGTCGTGCGCTTCTCGAAGGGCTCCGTCGGTACGGAGTTCGACGCGGTGCGCCGCACCGCCGACGGCGTCGACGTGCTGCGCGAGGCGCCGCACAAGGATGTCCTCATCGTGACCGTCGGACCGATGGCGAAGATCGGTCTAGAGGTCGCTGAGCGGCTCGCCGATCAGGGCATCGGGGCGACCGTCGTCGACCCGCGCTGGGTCGTTCCCGTGCCGGGCAGCGTGATCGACCTCGCACGCGATCACCGCATCCTCGTGTCAATCGAGGACGGTGTGCGCGTGGGCGGCATCGGCACCCGGATCCGCCAGGACCTGCGGGCAGCGGGTGTCGACACCGCCGTGGACGAGCTGGGCCTCCCCGACGAGTTCCTCGAGCACGCATCCCGGGAGGAGATCCTCGAGCGGGTGGGGCTCACCTCGCAGGCGATCGCGCGCGACCTCGTGGCGCAGGTGCTCGGCACCAAGGTGCCCGTCGCGCGGCCCCTGCCCGACGAGCACGCCGCGGTCGATCAGGACGAGCGCACTCGGTAGCGACAGCGCGAGAGCCCCGACCATCCGCCGATGATCGGGGCTCTCGCGCTGACGCGCAGACCGCCTACCGGATGCCGCGGATCCGCGGGTCGTGGAAGGTCGCTCCGAAGACGCGCTCCGAGGCGCCGACACGGTCGAGGAAAGGAGTGACCCCTCCCATCTGGAACGGCCAGCCGGCTCCGAGGATCATGCAGAGGTCGATGTCCTCGGGAGCGGCGACGACACCGTCGGCGAGCATCCGATGGATCTCATCGGCCAGGCCGTCCTCGAGGCGCTGCGTGAGCTCCTCGACCGAGTAGGGCTGCGCCCCCTCGGGGCGGTGCTTCGCGACGATCGCGACCGCCTTCTTGTCGATGCCCTTGGCGTTGCCCTTGCCGTCCTTCTCGAGCAGCACCCCGGCCTCGGCCAGTTCGTGCAGGGCCTTCGACTCGAAGAAGCGGTCGGGGAACGCCGTGTGGTGCGTGTCGAGCACGTGGGCGCCGACCTTCAGACCCACGAGGTCGAGCAGCACGAACGGATCCATGGGGAGTCCGAAGTGGCGCTGCGCCTCGACGACCGTCTCGAAGGGAGTGCCGATCTCGACCGCGTGCATGGCCTCGCCGAGCACCTTCGCCAGGATGCGGTTGACGACGAACCCGGGGGTGTCGGCCGTGATCACCGCGTTCTTCTTGAGCGCCGCGGCGGTCGCCATCGCGGTCGCGAGGGTGGCGTCATCCGTCTTCGGGGCCTTCACGACCTCGATGAGCGGCATGACCGCGACCGGGTTGAAGAAGTGGAAGCCGACGACGCGCTCGGGGTGCTCCAGCGTCGCGCCGATCTGCTCGACCGAGAGCGACGAGGTGTTCGTCGCGAGCACGGCCTCGGGGGAGACATGCTTCTCGATCTCGGCGAAGACCTGCTGCTTGATCGACAACTCCTCGAACACGGCCTCGATGACCCAGTCGCAGTCGGCGAAGTCGGCCTTGTCGGTCGTGCCGGTGAGGAGGGCGTCCAGGCGGTTCCGCTCGTCGGCGTCGATGCGGCCCTTCTGCAGCAGGGTGTCGAGCTCGCCGCGAATGTATGCGAGGCCCTTGTCGACGCGCGCCTGGTCGAGGTCGGTGATGATCACCGGCACCTGCAGGCGGCGCAGGAAGAGCAGCGCGAACTGGCTGGCCATGAGGCCCGCCCCGAGCACGCCCACCTTGGTGACCTTCTTCGCGAGCTCCTTCTCGGGCGCGCCCGCCGGCTTCTTGGCCCGCTTCTGCACCAGATTGAAGGCGTAGATGGATGCCCGGAACTGGTCGCCCGCGACGAGGTCGGCGAGAGCCTTGTCCTCGGCGGCGAAACCCTCGGCCTTCGTCGAGTTCTTGGCGGCGGCCAGGAGGTCCAGGGCCGCGTACGGCGACGCGGCGACCTTCCCGAGACGCTTCTCGAGCATCTTCCGGGCGATGCCGATCGCAGCGTCCCACTTCACGGCGCGCTCGAGCTTGCCGGGCTCGTTCGGGCGCTTGACCTTCACCGCGCCCGAGAGCACGCCGTCGGCCCAGCGGATCGACTCCTCGAGGAAGTTCGCCGGGGCGAGCAGCACGTCGGCCATGCCCAGCTCGTAGGCCTCGGCGGGCTTGAGCATCCGGTTGTTCTTCAGCGGGTTCTCGACGACGACCTTGAGGGCGTTCTCGATGCCGATGAGGTTCGGCAGCAGCCACGCGCCTCCCCAGCCGGGGATGATGCCGAGGAACACCTCGGGCAGTGCGAGGGCCGCGGCGCTCGAGTCGAGCGTGCGGTAGTCGCAGTTCAGCGCCACCTCGACGCCGCCGCCGAGGGCGAGGCCGTTGATGAAGCAGAACGACGGCACGCCCAGCTCGCCGAGCTTGCCGAGCGCGTAGTGGCCGAGCTGCGCCATCTGCAGGCCCGCCTCGTACCTCGGGATATCGCCGACCTTCGACAGGTCGGCCCCGGCAGCGAGGATGAACGGCTTGCCAGTGATCGCGAGCGCCCGGATCTCGCCCGCCGCCGCCCGGGCCTTCTGGGCGTCGAGCACCTCGGCGAGCTCGGTGAGACCCGCGGGGCCGAGGGTGCTCGGCCGGGTGTGGTCGCGGCCGTTGTCGAGGGTGACGAGAGCGAGCATCCCGCCGCTCGGGAGCGGTACGTCGCGGACGTAGGAGTGCGTGATCACCTCGTCGCCGCTGATGGCACGCAGCTCGTCGAACTGCTCGGGGGAGTACTGCGCGGTCGCGCTGGGGGTCGCCACGATCAGGCCTTCTTTCCGGTGTAGTGCGGGTTCTCCCAGATGACGCTGCCGCCCTGGCCGAGGCCCACGCACATGGCGGTGAGGCCGTAGCGGACGTCGGGGCGCTCCTCGAACTGGCGGGCCAGCTGGATCATGAGGCGCACGCCCGAGCTCGCGAGCGGGTGGCCGAGCGCGATCGCGCCGCCCCACGGGTTCACCCGCGGGTCGTCATCGTCGATGCCGAAGTGGTCGAGCAGGCTCAGCACCTGCACGGCGAAGGCCTCGTTGAGCTCGAACAGGCCGATGTCATCGATCGTGAGACCGGCCTTCTTCAGCGCCTTCTCGGTCGACGGGATCGGACCGATGCCCATCACCTCGGGGGCGACGCCCGCGTAGGCGAAGCTGACCAGGCGCATCTTGGAGGTCAGACCGAGCTCCTTCGCGGTGTCGGCGCTCGCGAGCAGGCTCACGGTCGCGCCGTCGGTGAGGGGGGATGCGTTGCCGGCGGTCACCCGGCCGTGCGGGCGGAACGGGGTCTTGAGGCCGGCAAGCCCCTCCATCGTGGTCTCCGGACGCAGGCCCTCGTCGGAGGTTGCGAGCCCCCAGCCCTGCTCGCTGCGGATCGACACCGGCACGAGGTCGGGCTGGATCTTGCCAGCGGCATAAGCGGCGGCCACCTTCTGCTGGCTGCGCATTCCGAAGCGGTCGGCGCGCTCCTTGGTGAGCTGCGGGAAGCGGTCGTGCAGGCGCTCGGCGGTGAGGCCCATGTTGAGGGCATCGACGCTGACGAGCTTCTCGGCGAGGAAGCGCGGGTTGGGGTCGGCGCCGAAGCCCATCGGGTGGCGGCCCATGTGCTCGACGCCGCCGGCGATGGCGACGTCGTAGGCGCCGAACGCGATCGCGCCCGCGGTGGTCGTCACCGAGGTCATGGCTCCGGCGCACATGCGGTCGATGGCGTAGCCGGGAACGCTCAGCGGCAGCCCGGCGAGGATCGCCGCGGTTCGGCCGAGG comes from the Microcella frigidaquae genome and includes:
- a CDS encoding alkaline phosphatase family protein translates to MLPAARGQTPSLADVLTGALSAIEGSASALSLPPVRSAAVVLVDGLGMSALRPRAGHARRLVAAAPRRGGSIDAGFPTTTAAALATLTTGLAAGEHGLTSYSALDRENDRVVNLLRGWDDRARPEQWQPHPTVFERAAARGIEPVVVGAERYRDTGFTTAVLRGARFEAHRSIADRVAAAVELLRGPENRLVYVYVPELDQAGHAEGVGSGTWTRRLEDLDAALAPLERGLPTDAGVLLTADHGMLDVPPERRLVIEGGSALWQGIRHVAGEPRCLHLQVDEPERLPEVVERWRTAEAGRAWVVTRAEAIEAGWFGRVTPEAAERIGDVIVAARSEVAYYDERTAERSALAMVGQHGSFSDDERRVPLARWGAFAP
- the sepH gene encoding septation protein SepH; protein product: MDELTVIGAENGALIVVSADGARFRVPITEALHTALRQNRPPSPAPHRVAPREIQAMIRQGLTATEVAAQTGELLEYIQRFEGPVLAEREYVVTAARSTPVAVAADVEPGTTGTFGSVIDRRLSALGARDIRWESRKTDAHWQVSVAFLDGETARTATWSFDPKRSVLAPINHEAQSLSQQGESTAPVLPRLRAVPSEAGARFDSGAFTPVPSEDAPGEQDRPDARDGGNTADLLEALRRRRGERESAATDEWETSRAAHPSTGSIRIVEVPLDPPTAEVPAADLPTGDAPGAGPSPADDPQLGDTIEVPTATDGTDAVHDGGAEASTPPASKSSARRGRAAMPSWDEIVFGARPDDDPA
- a CDS encoding DUF4193 domain-containing protein — translated: MATDYDAPRKTDEDTDSIQALQERVPDKLSGVVDVDDADNPGFELAGQDLADIDLDVVVLPPQADEFTCISCFLVKHRSQLDHEEKLGSVCRECAA
- a CDS encoding DUF3093 domain-containing protein, whose product is MESYRERLWPAPWIALVAALAIPASLLTFAPVSILAGAVVGVILAGGVIAAAVVSAPLIVVGEGMLRAGTARIPLAVIAGTSVARREEARAARGPQLDARAHLVLRPDIDPVLRIDLADPDDPTPYWVVSTRRPEELAAAIEAGRTS
- the dut gene encoding dUTP diphosphatase, with protein sequence MLRTIEVLLSGGPTPEYARPGDAGADLRAAEAVSLAPGERATVGTGIALALPDGYAAFVMPRSGLAARNGITLVNGPGTVDAGYRGEIRVTLLNTDARETFEIRPGDRIAQLVIQPIVRARFVPVEALPGSHRGEQGFGSTGYRGEPTEGGTP
- a CDS encoding DUF3710 domain-containing protein, whose amino-acid sequence is MTDEAFIVEDGDSADAKSAPADRAENGPLDESEANAVRPYVDLGGVKLVPREGLQLRLEIEEGSKRVVAVSLDIAGSTLQVQPFAAPRSSGLWHEIRAQIVEQIRSQGGETQEREGAFGPELLARIPVTGGAPGATRVARFIGVDGPRWFLRGVVAGEGAVGGAAAAAIDDVFRSIVVVRGSTPMPPRDLIPLQVPAGAQIATGTA
- a CDS encoding DUF3159 domain-containing protein, which translates into the protein MTRSEEELPAQQGHEADGQREPDAAAELRQALAHAAQRSGFGRVAPGERPTAQALWAAVGGVRGLVESLLPGFLFLVVYTITADVTPSVLIPVAVAVVFVLVRAVTRSPIMPAVVGLVGIALSAGLALWSGRAEENFLLGFVINAVWLVALLVSLAVRRPLIGVITALLTGDHAWRSDPAKRTVLTVTTWLWVGLFSLRLGVQVPLYLAEQAAALAATKLLMGLPLYAAVLWVTWLMVRAVYARRAD